The Mechercharimyces sp. CAU 1602 genome includes a region encoding these proteins:
- a CDS encoding YwmB family TATA-box binding protein, protein MKKNWLWGTISLLATSLFLIGSTAAPSEVEALIHVFEDMNVTPEKVVIHHGSKLAAPIEKQNAEQLAINICDSLDIPNPKLYANRHGSKWSSSAKREEQSELEFHLFILEEEGKWVRPYISLQSQGEMKTTAAIRSMRQEVESALRKAGIEPSIHLSMQGRGAISKLKTDKVVEQMLSQLDAVEIEAMRTEETTSISAYSPFFQEELLTDGRRMNVQAAARIDPNHQRMVYTIGTPIITIEY, encoded by the coding sequence ATGAAAAAGAATTGGTTATGGGGTACAATATCTTTATTGGCTACAAGCCTATTTTTGATTGGATCCACAGCGGCTCCATCAGAAGTAGAAGCACTCATTCATGTATTTGAAGACATGAACGTGACACCAGAAAAAGTTGTCATTCATCATGGCAGTAAATTAGCAGCACCAATCGAGAAACAAAACGCAGAACAATTAGCGATAAACATATGTGATTCTTTAGATATTCCTAATCCTAAATTGTACGCAAATAGGCATGGTAGCAAGTGGTCCTCTAGTGCAAAACGTGAAGAACAGAGTGAACTGGAGTTCCATTTGTTTATCTTAGAAGAAGAAGGCAAATGGGTTAGACCGTATATTTCGCTCCAATCACAGGGAGAGATGAAAACAACAGCCGCAATCCGAAGCATGCGTCAAGAGGTGGAAAGTGCTTTGCGAAAAGCTGGGATTGAGCCTAGTATTCATCTGTCCATGCAGGGGCGAGGAGCCATATCCAAGCTAAAAACGGATAAAGTCGTTGAACAAATGTTAAGTCAGCTGGATGCGGTGGAGATCGAAGCGATGCGTACAGAAGAGACGACAAGCATTTCTGCATATTCTCCCTTCTTCCAAGAAGAGCTGCTGACTGACGGCAGGAGGATGAACGTGCAAGCGGCGGCTCGAATCGACCCTAATCATCAACGAATGGTCTATACCATCGGCACTCCTATCATAACGATCGAATATTAG